A window of the Candidatus Zixiibacteriota bacterium genome harbors these coding sequences:
- a CDS encoding superoxide dismutase, with translation MADRYKVKPLPYAYDKLDGISAQTNTFHHDTHYAGYVKKRNEVMEKLAKADKSLANANYSEFGGLKRHETFNAAGQLLHELFWDILGGDGKPSGEVLAHIEKSYGSFDNWVTDFKASAMIALGWVVTAWDPVENAIHNFTGDAHNQGGVWGTFPLLAIDVYEHAYYYDQGPARAKYIDAFLKNINWQEVNRRYKIFAKIATEFKATW, from the coding sequence ATGGCGGATCGCTACAAAGTCAAACCGCTTCCGTATGCGTACGACAAGCTCGACGGCATCTCGGCGCAAACCAATACATTCCACCACGACACACACTACGCCGGGTACGTGAAGAAACGCAATGAGGTGATGGAGAAGCTGGCGAAAGCCGACAAGAGTCTGGCCAACGCCAACTATTCCGAGTTTGGCGGGCTCAAACGCCACGAGACCTTCAACGCTGCGGGGCAGTTGTTGCATGAGTTGTTTTGGGATATCCTCGGCGGCGACGGCAAACCTTCGGGCGAGGTTCTGGCGCATATCGAAAAATCGTACGGCTCGTTCGACAATTGGGTGACCGATTTCAAGGCCTCGGCGATGATCGCGCTCGGCTGGGTAGTGACCGCCTGGGACCCGGTGGAAAACGCCATTCACAATTTCACGGGGGACGCTCACAATCAAGGGGGCGTGTGGGGAACATTCCCACTCTTGGCAATCGATGTCTACGAGCATGCCTATTACTACGACCAGGGGCCGGCGCGCGCGAAATATATCGACGCCTTCCTCAAGAACATCAACTGGCAGGAAGTGAACCGCCGCTACAAAATCTTCGCCAAGATCGCCACGGAGTTTAAGGCGACATGGTAG
- a CDS encoding group 1 truncated hemoglobin, with amino-acid sequence MRTRCSIRCVAPAFMAIVLGMASPALSQTGGDEKQPSLYDRLGGLAPISVVVSDFIDALVPDTVLNANPAIDAARKRVPAPYLKYHVTALVCQVTGGPCQYQGRSMKDSHVHLNITAKEWDRMVTIFKEILARHKVPAKETQELVEIVGTTKADIVMAARGK; translated from the coding sequence ATGCGTACACGTTGTTCGATTCGGTGCGTCGCGCCGGCCTTTATGGCCATTGTGCTGGGAATGGCCAGCCCGGCGCTTTCGCAGACCGGTGGAGACGAAAAGCAGCCGTCCCTCTATGACCGTCTGGGGGGTCTGGCCCCGATCTCAGTAGTGGTCAGCGACTTCATCGATGCCCTGGTGCCGGATACGGTTCTCAACGCTAATCCGGCCATCGACGCTGCACGGAAGCGGGTACCGGCGCCGTATCTGAAATATCACGTCACGGCCCTTGTCTGTCAGGTAACCGGGGGGCCCTGTCAATATCAGGGTCGGAGCATGAAAGATTCTCACGTGCATCTCAACATTACCGCCAAAGAATGGGATCGGATGGTGACAATCTTCAAGGAGATTCTGGCCAGGCACAAAGTGCCGGCGAAAGAGACGCAGGAACTTGTGGAGATAGTTGGAACAACCAAAGCGGATATTGTAATGGCTGCTCGCGGCAAATAA